GTCACCGTCCGGGCCGTTCGCCGGGCCGGGGGTCCGTTCGTCGTGCTGTCGCCGGTACATGTCCGGCCTCCTTCCCGTCAGGGGGAGTCAGCGTTTCCGCTGCTGGGTTCCGCCGTCCGCCGTGGCGGACTGGCGCAGACGGCGCCGCAGGGTGACGACGGCTTCGTCGAAGTGCTGGCGCAGGGTGGTGAGGGCGGTGGGCAGGTCGGCGCCCGCGATGAGATCGACCAAACCCCGGTGTTCGGGCAGCAGGTCCATGCGGTCGGGTTCGAGGTCGGCGTACATGTTGAGGCAGAGCCGGGTCTCGGAGACGAGGGTGTCGAACATGCGGTTGAGGCGGTGGCTTCCGGCCGCCTCGACCACCATGCGGTGGAAGCTGAGGTCGAGGTCGGCGACGCCCCACCAGTTGTCGTCCTCGGCCGCCGTGGCCATGTCGTCCACCACCCGGCGCAGGGCGTCCAGCAGTTCAGCGGACGCGCGGGCGGTGATGACGCGGCGGAAGGCCGCGGCCTCCACGGCCTCGCGGGCGAAGAAGACGTCCACGACGTCGTCCTCGCTGAGCACCGGCACGAAGACGCCGCGATGGGGCTGACTGGCCAGCAGTCCTTCCTGGATGAGGCGTTGCAGGCTCTCGCGGACCGGTCCCCTGCTGACGCCGAGCCGTTCGGCCAGCTCGGTCTCGTGGAGCTGGGTGCCGGGCAGGAAGACGCCGCGGTGGATGCCGTCCCTGAGCTGCTCGGTGACCTGGGAGGTCAGGGTCCTGCGACGGATCGGGTTGACCGGTGACGGCCGGCCGAGGGCCGTCGTCATGTCCTCGGTGGTCATCGACGCGCTTCCTCCCCGGGCTCGACGCCCTGTCCGATGAGGGTGACGCTGAGGGCGGTGAGGAAGATCGCCAGACCGGGCACGATCACCAGCAGCGGCACCTGCTCCATGTAGACCTGCGCGTCCAGCAGCATCGCGCCCCAGTCGGAGTCCGGCGGCTGCACGCCGAGCCCGATGAACGACAGGCCACCCACCGTGATGAGCTTGTGCCCGAAACGGAGGAAGGCGAGCGCCGTGACCGGGCGGATGGCGTTGGGGATGATGTGCCGCACGATGACGAAGGTGCGGGAGCAGCCCAGCGCCTCGGCGGCCTCGATGAAGTCCCGGCTGTTGATCTCCAGGGCCAGGCCGCGCATGAGCCGGGCGAACGGGGTCCAGCCGACGACGGTGAGGGCCGCGATCAGGGTGCCGTGGCCGGTGCCGAGGATCGCGATGAGGAACAGCGCGACGATCACGTCGGGGATGGAGATGAGCAGATCGACCGTGCGCATCAGCAGCTCATCGACGAGGCCGCCGACGCGTGCGCTGAACGCCCCGATGAGCGTGCCGAGGACCGCGCAGAGCACCAGCGTGATCGCCGCGATGGTCACGGAGAACCGTCCGCCCCACATCAGTCTGCTCAGCACGTCCCGGCCCAACTGGTCGGTGCCGAGCCAGTGTCCGGCGCTGGGGGCGGCCAGCCGGTGGGTGAGGTCCTGGGTCGCGGGGTCGTAGGGCGCGATCCAGGGGGTGAGCAGCAGGACCGACAGCACCGCGGTGAGGACGAGGGCCCCCGCCCGCACGGTCCACGGCAGGCGCCGCCAGGCCCGCCAGCCGGAGCGAGCCGCCCTGCCGATCGCCGCGAGGAGGTGGGCCGCCCCGTGCGGCCGGATGTCGGGGGCGTGTTCAGTGAGCGCCATGGCGGACCCTCGCAGCCGGGTTGATGAGTTCGCCGAGGAGATCGGCCGCCGTGCTGACCAGGATCGCCAGGGCGACGAGGGACAGCAGGCCGGCCTGGATCACGGGCACGTCCTGGTTGAGGACGGCCTTGTAGACGAGCTGTCCCATGCCGGGGATGGCGAACAGCACCTCGACCACGACCGAGCCGCCGAGCAGGCCGGCGAACCAGAGGGAGGAGAGGGTCAGCACGGGCAGCAGACCGTTGCGCAGGGCGTGCCGGATCAGGGCGCGGCGGGAGCTGAGGCCCCGGGCGCGGGCGGCGGTGATGTAGGGCGCCTGGAGGACGTCGATCATCGCCGCCCTCGTGACGCGGGCGAAGTAGGCCAGCGGGCGCAGGGCGAGGGTGACGGCGGGCAGGATGATGGCGGCCGGCGACTGCCAGCCCGCCGAGGGGAGCCAGCCGAGGGAGCGGGAGAAGACGAGGACCAGCACGGGGGCCAGCCAGTATTCGGGGACGGCGACGAATCCCTGGGTGACGAAGGTGACGCCGCTGTCGAGCTTCGAACCGCGCCGGGTGGCGGAGATGACGCCCAGGGGCACCGCGATGAGGAGGGCGGCGGACAGGGCGATGACGGCGAGCATGAGGGACACGGTGAGGGCGCCGCCGAGCAGGTCGCCGACGGGCGTTCTGCTGGTGAACGAGAGGCCGAAGTCTCCGCGCACCGCGCGGCCGAGCCAGCTCGCGTACTGGACGACGAGCGGCTGGTCGAGCCCCAGCTCCGCCTTGAGAGCCTCGACCGCGTCCGGGTCGATGGCCCGGTCCGAGACCCGTGAGCGCAGCACCGTGCGGACCGGGTCGTCGCCGCTGAGATAGGGGATGAGGAAGGTCAGCATGGAGACCACGAGCAATGTGGCGAGCATGACCACGGTGCGTCGCAGGACGAAGCGGATCACCTCACCACCTCCTTCCGGTCGTGGGTCGTGGGCTGCGGCTCGTCGGGGTTGCGGGTGGTGCGGCGTGGTCGGGGCGGTCCGGCCGGGGCCGGGGGGCCGAAGGTCAGGTGAGGACGTCCAGCGTCCGGTAGTAGGCGCCGGCGAAGGGCAGGAACCACGGGGAGCCGAAGTAGTGCCCGGGGACGTGCGGGAATTCCAGACCGCGCCAGACGTTGGCCGAGGCGTCGCCGCCCAGCACGTCGGCCATCTGGCGGCCCATGTGGGTGGCCATCTGAACGCCGTGGCCGGAGAAGCCGGCGGCGTAGAAGAGCCCTTCGTGCTCCCCGGCGTGGACGAGCTGGTCGAGGCTGAGGTCGACCAGCCCGCCCCAGCAGTAGTCGATGCGCACGCCCGCGAGTTGCGGGAAGACCGAGAGCATGCCCTTGCGCAGGATCTTCCCGCTCTTGAGGTCGGAGGCGGCGCCGGACATCGCGAACCGGGCGCGTCCGCCGAAGAGCAGCCGGTTGTCGGGGGTGACGCGGAAGTAGTAGAGGATGTTCCTGGAGTCGGACGCCATGCGGCGGGTGGGCATCAGCTCGTCCAGGACGGCCTGGTCGAGGGGCTCGGTGACCACGATGAAGCTGCCGACCGGCACGACGCGGTTGCGCAGCCAGCGGAACGACGAGCCGGTGTAGGCGCCGGACGCGAAGAGGACCTGGTCGGCGCGGAGCGTGCCGACGGGTGTGGTGACGTCGTGCCGGTGGCCGCTGATCCGGCGGACCTTGGTGACCGGGGCCTTCTCCAGGATCCGCACCCCGAGCCGCTCGGCGGCGTCGGCCAGGCCCCGGACGAACTTGCCGACGTGCAGGCCCGCGCCCTGCGGGTCGGCCATGGCGCCGTGGTAGTAGTCGGAGCCGATCTCCGCGCGCAGGTCCTTCCTCGGGATCAGCTCGGTCCGGTATCCGATGAGGTCGTGCAGCGCCTCGTGGGTGCGCGCCAGGCGCTCGTAATGGGCGGGCTTACAGGCCAGGTTGAGCTTGCCGGTCCGCGCGAAGTCGCAGTCGATGTCCTCCTCGGTGACCAGCTTCTCGACGGTGTCGATGGCGTCGTTGTAGGCGAGGTAGAGGGACTTGGCGGTCGGGACGCCGTAACGGCCCACGGCGGTGAGGAAGCCGATGGCCAGTCCGGTGGTGCACATCCCGCCGTTGCGCCCCGAGGCGCCCCAGCCGACGGTGTCCTGCTCCAGGACCGTGACCCGCGCCCCTTTACGGGCCAGGTGCAGCGCGGCGGAGAGGCCGGTCAACCCGGCTCCCACGACCGCCACGTCCGTCCGCCCGTCGAGAGAGAGGGCAGTGCGGTCGGGCGCGGCCGGTGCGGTGTCCAACCAGTAGGGAATCGGCTTCACGGTGCTGCTTCCTCTCGTGGGGCGCGGGGGTGTCGTCGGCTGGGGCGGAACCGGGCGGGGCGTCCGCCGGTGGGGTCAGAGTCCGAGCAGGCCGGGCAGCTCGGTCAGGGCCGTGATCTCGGTGTAGCCGTAGTACGGCGTGCTGGGCTCGTAACCCCGGTTGAGGTAGACCTTGTTGGTGATCCGCAGGTCGTGGGCGGGGATGAGGTCGTAGCGCAGGCTGGACGACACGTGCAGGACGTCGCCGGGGCCGCACTCCAGCCGTCCGAGCATGTACTCGAACGCCTGCAGCCGGGGCTTGTAGGCCCGCGCCTGCTCGGCGGTGAACACGGCGTGGAACGGGGCGCCGAGCTTGCCCACGTTGTGGGCGATCTGGGAGTCGGCCGCGTTGGAGAGGATGACGAGCGGGAACTCCTCGGCGAGCTTGGCCAGGCCCTCGGGGACGTCGGGGTGGGGGCCCCAGGTCGGGACGGCGTCGACGATGCTGTCGCCGTCGGTGTCCCGGTACTCCAGGTCCCACAGGGTGTTGGCGCGCCTGAGGGCGTTCTTCACCACGTCGGGGTAGGGCTGGTAGGCGCCCATGACCTCGTCGATCCGGAATGCCTCGAAGTCGTCGAGGAAGTCCTCCATGCGGTCCGGATCGACGCGGTCCGCGTACAGGCCGCGGGTGACGGCGGACATCTGGAAGTGGGTGAGGGTGCCGTAGCAGTCGAAGGTGATGTACTTGGGCCGGAAGTCGATCATGGGGGTCCCTTCGAGTCGTCTCTCGCTGGTGAGGGGGGCGGTCAGCCGGTGGCGCGGGCCAGGTCGGCGGTCAGGGTGTAGTAGGGGTGGACGGCGTATCCGACCACTCCGGCGACGGCGGCCGTCTCGGTCTCGTGGACCAGGAAGACGTTCACGGCTTGGCTCTGGAGGAGTTCGGCCGTCTGTGCGTAGACGGCGTAGCGCTCGTCCCGGCTCTCGGCGACCCTGGCCTCCTCGACCAGGGCGTCCAGCTCCGGGTCGCAGACGTGCGTGATGTTGTAGCTGCCGTCGCAGGTGTAGTCGGCGGTGAGGAAGCCGAGCGGGTCGGGCATGTCGTTGAGGTAGTTGCGGGAGAGCAGCGCCATGTCGAAGTCGCCTTCGAGCAGGGCCGGTTCCATGGAGGCGTAGTCGCCGGTCTCGATGGTCACGTCGATCCCGACGGCTCCGAGCTGCTCCTGGAGGACGGCGGCGAGGTCGGCGAATCCGGTGCCCTCGGTGTAGGCGAGGAGTGTCAGGTTGAGGGACGACGGGTCGACGCCGGCCTCCGCCAGGAGCTCCGCCGCCGCGTCCGGGTCGGCCTCGACGGGCTCGGCTTGCTCGGGGGCGAACGGCTCGGTCGGGGTGAACGGTCCGACCGCCGGGTGGGCCGCGCCGGGGTAGACGGCTTCGCTGATGGCGCGGGTGTCGACGGCAGCCTGAACGGCCCGGCGTACCAGTTCGTCGTCGAAGGGGGCGCGGCCGTTGTTGAGGATCAGCTCGGTGGTTCTGGGCAGTTCGACCGTCTCCAGCCGGGTGCCTCCGGAGCCGCTGAGCGTCTCCATGCTGGTGACCGGCAGCTTTCTGGCGATCTGCGCCTCGCCGGTGTCGATCTGGGTGGCGCGCATCGCCCCGTCGGGGATGAACCGGACCTCGGCCGCGTCGAGTCCGACACCCCCGCCCCAGTAGGAGGAGTTGGCCTCCAGCGACACGGACTGCTGGGGCACCTCCTCGATGATGGCGAAGGGACCGGTGCAAGTGCCCTGGGGGTCGGGGGTGGATCCTTCGAACGCCGAGGGGGCGAGGATCCCGGTGTGCGGAGTCGACATCCGCTCCGGCATGAGGTAATCGGGCGTCGGGGTGGTGATGCGCACGGTGTCGTCGCCGACCGCCTCGACGTTCTCCACCACATCGGGTGAGAACACCGACGCGGGCGCGGTCGCACCGAGCGCGTGCTGCAGCGCCCCGGCGACGGCCTCGGCGTCCATCGGCTCGCCGTTCTGGAACGTGACGCCGCTCCGGAGGCCGAACTCCCAGACGGTGGGCGCCGTCTGGTCCCAGGAGGTGGCGAGCATCGGCTCCAGGACGCCGTTGCCGGCGCTGGAGACGAGCATCTCCAGACAGCCGAGCTTGCTCAGGACGAACGAGTCGTCGGTCTCCAGCGCCCAGGCGGCGGCCGGCGCGAACGGCTCGTCAATGACGATCGTCCCGTTCCCGCCCTCACCGCCCCCCGAGGCGTCGGCGCCCTCACCACTCATTCCGCAGGCCCCGAGGGTCAGTGTCAGTAGGGAAATTCCACAGGTCACACGAAAAATATTCATAGCTGCTCACTCATTCACGTCTGGAGCGGAGCGCCGCGCTGTTGGTGAAGACCGTATGAGCGTCAACTGCCATCTGTCTACAATCTTTCGTAAACAAGACGTTGCCACAGTGCGTCACGAGCGAACCGGCCGGAGGACGACCAGGGGTCGGGGCACGGGCTGATGAGAGGCCGCGGGGTGGGGGTTCCCGGCTTGTTGAGCATTGCTTAGGCTGGGCTCCCACCGGTCACCGGCCGGGTGTTGGGACCACGCGCGGCACTGTCGCCGCGGCGGGAACGGAGCGGGCATGAGCAAGCGCATTCTGGTGACGGGGGGCGCCTCCGGCCTCGGCCGGGCGATCGTGAGCCACTACGCGGCGGCGGGTTGGCGGGTGCTGATCGCCGACGTGGCCGAGCCCGGGGCGCTACCGGCGGGCGATGTGTCCTACCAACGCCTCGACGTGCGCTCGGAGGAGGACTGGCAGCGGGTGCGCGCCTGGTGCGAGTCGGCGTGGGGCGGGCTGGACGTGCTGGTCAACAACGCGGGCGTGGCCGCCGCCGGCCGCATGGAGCGCATAGCGCCGGCCGACTGGGAGTGGATCCTCGGCATCAACCTGAACGGCGTCATCGCCGGCTGCCGCACGTTCGCGCCGGTCTTCAAGGAGCAGCGCGGCGGGCACCTGGTCAACATCTCGTCGCTGGCCGGGCTGATGAACCTGCCGGGCATGGCCTCCTACAACGTCACCAAGGCCGCCGTGATCTCCCTGTCGGAGACCCTGCGCTACGAGCTGGAGCCGTGGAACATACGGACCACCGTGGTCTGCCCCGGCTTCGTCCCGACCAACCTCGGCTCCCGGCTGCGCAGTCCCGACCCCGTTCTGGCCGACGTGGCCCACAAGATGCTCGCGAAGGGCACGGTCACGCCCGAGCAGGTGGCGGAGCGGGTGGCCGAGGCCGTTGACAAGGGCCGGTTCCTGGTCCACACCCACCGCGAGGTGCGGGTGGTGGTGGCGCTCAAGCGGCTGCTGCCCAGGCTCGTGGACCGGCAGATCACGAAGGGGTGGCGGCAGATGAAGGACGAGCTGGAGCGGCAGGACCGGGAGCGGGAGGCCAGCGGAGCCTGACCGCCCGCCCCCGGTCCTCGTCCCGGCGGAGGCTCAGCGGCCCGCCGGCGCCGGCGGGCCGGAGAGGGCGTCGGCCAGCCGGAGGAAGACGGCCGCCTCCTCGTCCCTGCCCCGCCGTTGCAGGGTGCGGCCGAGCATCAGGTGGGCGTAGGGCTCGACCGGGTCGCGGGCGATCACCTCACGCAACTGCTCTTCGGCGCGGCCGAGTTGAGCCGAGTGATAGAGGGCGCGGGCCAGCAGCAGGCGCGGCGCGACCTGGTCGGGGAACTCCTCCACCACCCCGGCCAGCAGCCGGGCCGCGGTGGCGTAGTCCCTCGCCTCGAAGAACAGCCCGGCGCGCTCCCAACGTTCGGCGACGGTCTCTTCCCGCACCGCGCCGGGTCCGTCATCGAACAGGTGCCGGGCACTGGCCCAACGCCCGGGGCTGGGCTCGCCGTTGGGCAGGTAGGTGTCGAGGTCGCGGGTCATGGGGGGCTCCTCTCGGACTGCGCGCTCCGGTGGGGTCAGACGGTGGCCAGCCCGCTCTTGAGGGCGCCCGCGATGCGGACGACGCGCTCGGCCTGGTGGCGGGCGGCGTTTCGGGTCTCCTCGCCGACCGGGTTGTTGCCCTGACCGTCGACGTGGGAGGTGCCGTAAGGGTTGCCGTCCACGAACTTCACGGGGTCGGTGTAGCCGGGGGACACGATCAGGCCGCCGAAGTGGTGGATGGAGTTGTACAGCGCGAGCAGGGTCGACTCCTGGCCGCCGTGGGTGGTGGCGCTGGTCACGAAGCCGCTGTAGACCTTGTCGGCCAGCCGCCCCCGCGCCCAGAGGCCACCGAGGGTGTCGATGAACTGCTTGAGCTGCGAGGAGATGTTGCCGAACCGGGTGGGTGTGCCGAAGATCACCGCGTCCGCCCACTCCACGTCGTCGGGGGTGGCGACCGGGACTCCGGCGCTGGCCGCGGCGTGCGCGGCCCAGGCCTCGTTGGACGCTATGGCGGCCTCGGGGGCCAGCTCGGCGGCCTTGAGCAGGCGCACCTCGGCACCCGCCTTCGCGCCGGCCTCGGCGATCTCCTTGGCGATCTCGGCGCTGAAGCCGGTGGCGGAGTAGTAGATGACGGCGAGGTTGACGGTGGTGCTCATAGTGGGGTCTCCGTTCGTGCGCTGACGCCTGCAGTTGCTTGAACAGTAAACTATATGACGGCATTCCCGGCACAGAAGTGTGATGATGGCGCCGCCGGATGATGATCGGGAGGGACGAGGACGATGGGACACCGCGTGGTGGACAACCCGGAGCGGTCACGCTTCGAGATCTTCGAGGGGGTCTCCGAGGGGGTCTCCGAGGACGCCTCCGAGGACGGCAACGCGGGCGGTGAGCTCGCCGGATTCGCGGAGTACCACCTGTCCGAGGGCGAGATCGCGTTCATCCACACCGAGATCGACTCCCGCTTCGAGGGCCGCGGCCTGGCCGGCGCGCTCGCCCGCGCGGCACTGGACGCCGCGCGCGAACGGGGCCTGGCGGTGCTGCCGTACTGCCCGTTCATCCGGGGCTGGATCGGCAAGCATCCCGAGTACACGGAGCTGGTCCCGGCGGGGCGCCGCGCGCGCTTCGGCCTCGCCTGACGGAGGAGTTGGAGCGGATGAGCGACACGGTGAAGGACGCCGAGGCGTCCGGGTACACGCGGACCACGGCGGTGATCGCCACGAGCACCGGCACCGACTACGGCGTGGACATCCGCGCCGGGCGCCACCGGCTGACGGCCGACGAGCCGGTCTCCGTGGGGGGCGGCGACACCGGGCCCCATCCGGTCGCCCTGCTGCTGTCCGCGCTCGGCTCCTGCACGGCCATCACGCTGCGCATGTACGCGCAGCGCAAGGAATGGCCGCTGGAGGGCGTCCGGGTCCACCTGGCTTATGAGAAGGGCACGGGCAAGGACGCCCGGATCACCCGGCGGATCGACCTGCTGGGCGACGGCCTGGACGAGGCCCAGCGGGCCCGGCTGCTGGACATCGCCGAGCGCACCCCGGTGACCCGCGCGGTCCGCGGCGACGTGCCGATCGTCCCCGTCTCACGGCCACCGGCCCAGCGGAAGGGGTGACCCACCGGCCTCGCGGCGGCTACCGTGGTCGGTGGAACGCGCCGGAGTCGGCGCGTCGTTGACCGTGGGGGGAACCATGGGAAAGCGTGACCAGCGCCCGCCGGAGGACGCCGACCGCGACGGGGGGCGCGACCGGGACAGGGACGAGGATGACGTCGATCCACGGGACGAGCTCCTCGCCACCATCGTCCTGATCGACAAGGACCACCCGAGGATCGCTCTGGACAACATCCGACACCTACGATGAGGCCGGTCGCACGGCCACGGCCGGCCACCGCGCGCGGTGTGCCCGCCCCGGACCGATGACCGCCGGTGAGTCCGTCGCGCGGTTCCTCGACGCACAGGTGGCGTACATGCGCGAACGCCGGGCGAGCGTCGAGAACCGCGGCGTCACCGTCATCACCACCTCCGGTGCCCTCGTGACCCTCCAGCTCGCCTTCCTCGCGGTCGCCCGCGAGGAGACGCTGGCGGCGCCGCTCACCCTGCGGCTCACGGTGGGGACATCCCTGCTGTGCTTCCTGGCGGCGACGGCGTTCGGCATCCTCATCAACACGCCGTCCGTGTGGCGGGAGGTGGACGCGCGCTCGTTCGGCGCCCATCTGTCGGCGGAGCACTGGTTCAAGGACGAGCACTTGGCGACGCAGGCCATCGCCGTCGCCCAACTCGGCGTCCTCCACCACTACACGCGCGTCTTCGCCGTCAAAGTGCGGTATCTGCGGCTCGCCTTCGCCTGCGAGCTGGCGGGCATGACGCTGCTGGCCGCCTCCGTCTTCACGCTGCTCCTCGTCCTGTGACCGCGCGCCGGGCATCCGCCAGCAGCGCCACCGCCTCCGTCAGGACCGTCGGGGTGCTCGCCGCGTAGCCCAGCACCAGGCCGGGCCGGTGCGGGAGTTGGGCGTGCCAGGACAGCGGGTGCGCCTTCACGCCGCGCGCCAGGGCCGCCGCCGCCAGGTCGGTGTCCGCGAAGCCGGCGTCGAAAGTGATCGTCAGATGCAGGCCCGCCGCCGCGCCGTGCACCGTCGCGCCCGGAAGGCGCTCCCCGATCGCGGCGATCATCGCGTCCCGGCGGCGGCGGTGCCGCCCGCGCAGGAAGCGCAACTGCCGCTCCAGCTCTCCCGATTCCATCAGCCGCGCCAGCACGAGCTGCGGCAGCGCGGCGTTTCCCAGGTCGGCGTACCGCTTGGCGTCGACCAGGGCATCACGCAGTCCGGGCGGCGGCAGGAGCCAGCCGACGCGCAGCGCGGGCGCGAGCAGCTTGGACATGCTCCCGCCGTAGCAGACCCGTTCGGCCAGCATCGACCGCAGCGCGGGAACGGGCGGCCGGTCGTAACGGTGCTCGGCGTCGTAGTCGTCCTCCACGATCAGGCCGCCTTCCTCGGCCCACCGCATCAGCTCCCGGCGCCGCTCGCCGCCGAGGACGACGCCCATGGGGAACTGGTGGGCGGGCGTCAGCAGGACGGCCGGCGCGCCGCTCGCCCACAACGCGTCCACCCGGACGCCGTCCTCGTCGACCGGGACCGGCGGGGTGTCCAGCCCCCGGGCTGCCAGGTGCTGCCGGGCGCCGAGCGCTCCGGGGTCCTCGACGGCGACCGCGCGCGTACCGCCGGCGGCGAGCACCTCGCCGAGCAGGGTGAGGGCCTGGGCCACGCCGGCCACGACGATCACCTCGTCCGGGTCCGCCCTGATTCCCCGGTTGCGGGCCAGCCAGTCGGCGACGGCCAGCCGCAGCGCGGGCGTGCCGCGCGGGTCTCCGTAACCGAAGGCGGCGGCCGACAGATCGCGCAGGACGGCGCGTTCGGCACGCAGCCAGACCGCGCGCGGGAACGCGGCGAGGTCCGGGACGCCCGGTGACAGGTCGATACGGGCCGGGGCGGCCCGTATGACGTCGAAGACGTCCGCGCCGGGCGCTCCGGCGAACGGCGCTCGCGGCACGGGGCCGTTCACGCGGGAACCGTTCACGCGGGAACCGTTCGCCCGGGAACCGTTCGCGCGCGCCCCGGGCAGGGGCGCGGCGACGACCACCGTCCCGCTCCGCCCGCGCCCGGCGATGTGCCCGTCCTCGGTCAGACGCTGGTACGCCTCGGTGACGACGCCCCGGGAGACCCGCAGGTCGGCCGCCAGCACGCGCGTGGCGGGCAGCCGGCCGCCCACCGGCAGGCGGCCGTCCGAGATGGCGCGCCGGAGCTGCCCGGCCAGCCAGTCGGCCAGCGCGCCCGCCGGGGCGTCCTTGACGTCGAGCTGGAGGAAGTCGGAGCCCGCTGAGGTATTGGACCTGTCCGAGGCACTCGAATTGGACCTGTTCACCGGACCACGGTAGCGACAGCCTGAACGCATGAATGACACGAACGGCATGAACGACACAAACGGCACGACGGGACCGGCGGCGGCCGGATATGTGCACGGGTACTCGGCGGCCGAGGCCCGCCGGCTCGGTGACCAGGCGGACACGCTGGCGGAGTTGCTGCACGCGGACACCGTGTTCCCGGCCGGGAGCCGGGTGTTGGAGGTGGGCTGTGGGGTCGGCGCGCAGAC
Above is a window of Streptomyces sp. NBC_01803 DNA encoding:
- the pdxR gene encoding MocR-like pyridoxine biosynthesis transcription factor PdxR; amino-acid sequence: MNRSNSSASDRSNTSAGSDFLQLDVKDAPAGALADWLAGQLRRAISDGRLPVGGRLPATRVLAADLRVSRGVVTEAYQRLTEDGHIAGRGRSGTVVVAAPLPGARANGSRANGSRVNGSRVNGPVPRAPFAGAPGADVFDVIRAAPARIDLSPGVPDLAAFPRAVWLRAERAVLRDLSAAAFGYGDPRGTPALRLAVADWLARNRGIRADPDEVIVVAGVAQALTLLGEVLAAGGTRAVAVEDPGALGARQHLAARGLDTPPVPVDEDGVRVDALWASGAPAVLLTPAHQFPMGVVLGGERRRELMRWAEEGGLIVEDDYDAEHRYDRPPVPALRSMLAERVCYGGSMSKLLAPALRVGWLLPPPGLRDALVDAKRYADLGNAALPQLVLARLMESGELERQLRFLRGRHRRRRDAMIAAIGERLPGATVHGAAAGLHLTITFDAGFADTDLAAAALARGVKAHPLSWHAQLPHRPGLVLGYAASTPTVLTEAVALLADARRAVTGRGAA